The sequence ACGCAGACCTAAGCCTTATCCGCTCCTGATGAAACATCGGAGAACGTTTCGCGAAATTTCCCATCGAAACCGATACTACAAAAACAGCGTCTTCGGTCCCAAATACCGCATTTCTTCGAAGCGCTAACTAACTGCCATTCAGACCTGTCCCCATTTCGGCACGTGGCCTGTCCCTGGCAAGGGGAGGGGGCGGAAGAGGCCTGTCCCTGCCACACAGGAATCAATTGGGGGCAAACGCAATGTTGGCAGCGCCTAGCGTTTAGCAGTGCGCGGGATGGCTGCATCATTCAGCAAAACCATCCGCGCCTTGCTTTGATCTAGGTCCTGCTGTTCCATGTCAGCCATGTTCGACTGGCTTACATTCGCAGTCTATTTTCAGGGCAAACTTCTCGGGATTGAATGGCATCCATGGAAGCTGATTGGCTGGCTGGGCAATATCTGCTTCTTCTCTAGATTTTTGGTGCAGTGGTATGCCACGGAGCGTCGCCAGCAAATTACCATCCCTTCTGCGTTTTGGTGGCTTAGCCTGGTGGGCTCCTTGTTTCTTCTATCCTATGCCCTCGTCTATCAACAGGATTCAGTGTTTATCTTTGCCAACGCGTTTAACTGGATCCCGTACCTGCGCAACCTGGTCATTCACCATCGCCAAAAGCGTGCCTCTAAAGTCTGCGGCGGTTGCCAAACAAAAAGCCCGGGACACGCACGATATTGCCTTGAGTGCGGGTCCATCTTTCCGACCTGCGATTCACCCAAGGGTATCGCCTCTCCGAACGCCGATGAGGCTTA comes from Verrucomicrobiales bacterium and encodes:
- a CDS encoding lipid-A-disaccharide synthase N-terminal domain-containing protein, with the protein product MFDWLTFAVYFQGKLLGIEWHPWKLIGWLGNICFFSRFLVQWYATERRQQITIPSAFWWLSLVGSLFLLSYALVYQQDSVFIFANAFNWIPYLRNLVIHHRQKRASKVCGGCQTKSPGHARYCLECGSIFPTCDSPKGIASPNADEA